The region AGGGGGCATTAAAGAAACCGTTATCGTAGAAAACGGCGAGATGCGCCCGGGACGGGTCATGAAGGTGACGCTGTCGTGCGACCACCGCACGGTCGACGGTGCCGTCGGTTCCGAGTTCCTTCTGACGTTGAAAAACCTGCTGGAAGATCCGGTCCGTATTCTGCTGTAGTACGCTCCGTACGTTCACACACAAAAAAGCGTCTCGACCTCCTGGGTAGGTCGAGACGCTTTTGCTTATTAGCTCAAACGGCCGGCAGATGGCCCCCTCACTGACGAACGGAACTCGCTACCGACCGGCAGGGCGCACGTCAGGTGGACGTTGCCCGATGCCTCCTGAATCCGGGTTCCCAGATCAACCGCACAAAAGAGCTGACGCGCTCCTGAGACCGGTTCACGGGTATGCCGGCCACAATGCCCACCAGAAGATGGTCTGCCACCCCAAGGCGCATCTGCGGCCGCAGGGTCATGTCGAAATGCCCACGGTCCAGCGTTTTGTTGAACTCGACTCCGAGGAAGTTCCGCGTCCCGGTAATCATGTAGTGCACACTGGTATTGATATCGTAGCTGACGTGCACGTCGCGGGTCTGAAAGTGCTGTTCGATCAGCGGGCCCGTGTACAGCAACGAATGGAAGTTTTGCCCCCAGCGTTTCGCTACGATCAGAAACGGATTGTAACGGTTGGCCCGGACCAGCGGCGCGCCGAACTTCCTGAAGTCCGATAGTTCGAACGCGTTGATGTAGCCAATGGCCATCGAAGTGGCCCGGGGCTCGTCGACCAGAAAAGACCATTGCGCCGCGACCTTCAGGCTATTCAGCCGATGGGCAGGAATGGAATCCTGCGGCGTACCGTTCAGTGGGGAATAGAACGTAAAGGGCAGCTCCACTTCCAACCCCAGCCGGTCTACGGGGGCCCACTCGTACTCGATCAGCGCTTCGTACGAATCGAATCGCAGGTTGTCGGTCAGGCCCAGGCCGATGTTCCACTCCTTCTCTCCTTTGCGCGCGCCCAGGTCACGGATCAGGTCGATGTACAGCGGCTCGGCGTGCAGCACTTTGTCGGGGCTGCGGCTGTCTTCTACCTCCTGAATGTAGAGACTATCGCGCTGGTTGTTCGTGGTTTGCGCATACGTGTAGGACGATGCCAACAGCGCGGTCAGCATCAAAACTGATTTGACGTTCATGATTTGTTTTTACGAATGATTACTAAAAAGCCCTCCCGAGGCGTCGGGTGACGTCGGGGGTGAAAACAGGCAGCAAAAACAAATCAGCTTTTCGGGGGCGGCGTGGTCCGTTGGGGATGCCCCGGGGTCAGAAAATCGTTGTACGTGGGATACGGCCGTCGGCGTGACGGTTCGGCGGCGCCCAGGCACCACTCGCTCCGGTAGAGCACCGCAGGGTCTAGCGTGTCCGTACTTTTCTTTTGGTAGTCTTCCGTGTCGTGGTCGTCGTATTCGGCAATCGCATCCTCGAAGCCCAGGACCTGCTCAAGAATCAGTTCCACCAAGCTTTCCTGGTCGTTGATGGACAGATCTTCGGGCAGGTAGGCGGGCGTTGTGTCAGGCGCATCGACACTGAGGTTGAGCAGGTACACACCCATCAGTCCCCAGACCACCCGAATCCACGTACTTTTTTGCAAACGACGAAGCACGCCGCAAAACTAACGCTGTTTTGCTTTTCTGCACGCGTGCCCGTGCGCCGTAGTGAGGTTTTGTTCACCCTTCTGCGGCAAACCAACCATAAAAAAGCCTCCAGGCACACGACCTGAAGGCTTTCGAAAGGTAGTTGTAGTTAGACAATCGTCAAACGTCTATTCACCCGTACCGGCGTGCCCGTATCCCTGGGTGATGTTGCCGTTCGAGTTGGAAAGCGTGATGAACGACAGCGCGGCCATGTAGCGGGGCGGCACGCCCTGATCGTAATAGGCATCCGGGTAGCCCTTGAACATATCGTTCGTATAGTGCTGCTCGTTGTTGACGATGTTGATGCCCCAGGGCTGCTTCTCGTAGCCAGCCGCTTCCAGGGCCGCGGCTTCGATTCCGTCGGGGTCGATGTAACGGTACAGCCCCTGAATGGCCATGTTGCGTTCTCCGGAGCTTGGGATAAAGCCTTCGGACGTCCACTTGTCGCTGTTGCCGCGCCAGCCGGGGTACAACACCGGGTACAGCGGATCGCTCGGATCGATGTCGGCAGGGGCCTGCGTGGTCAGCATGTAGTCCAGTCCGTAATCAGCCATGTTCACCATTTTGGTCCAGATGTAGTTAGAAATGGTTACGCCCGTTTCCGGAAAGGTGTAATATCCCTGCGTCTTCAGCCCTTGCACCATGGCTTCCTGTTCGTCGCGCATTTCGACAATGCGTTCGGGCATTTTGCCGGTGATGATCATGTCCCAGCGCAGGTGCCCTTCGCCGGCCAGCTCGAGCTTGCGCTCCTGCATGATGGCGTCGGCCAGTTCCTCGCCCGAGAAGGAATTGATGTAATCGGTCACCATCTCGGCCTGGTCTTCGTCGCGGAAGGCACGGCTCCGCACTTTGGCAAATTCCATCTTGGCATTGGCATCGTCGCCGACCATTGCGTACGCGTAGGCCAGTTTCAGAATGACGTCGGCCATGCGCAATTGCACCCAGTTGACCCCGGACTGGCGCTGACGCGCGATGTAGGGATTTTCCATCCGGCTTTCGTCCAGCTTGTTGTTGGCCAGCCCGCCACGTTCGCGGCTGCCCGGCTCAAAGCTGATCAGCTTTTCCGACGCGTTGCCTGAGTTGGCCGTGACGGCCGCCGTCACGTCGCGCCGCATGTCTTTCGGGCTGAACTCCCCGTAGTAGAACGACGCCACGATGCGGCTCTGCCCGTACGATTTGTTGGGATACGAGTTGGACCCACCTCCGCCGGACGGCCGCCCGAACGCATAGGGAAACTCCGAGTTAGAGATGGCCCGGGTCACGCCCACTTCGTAGATCGACTCAGGGCTCACCTCCAGGTCCATCAGGTGCTGGAAATGACGCTGGAACGGGTTGTTGAACCCCTCGCCCCGCTCGTCGGTAGTGATGAGGCGGGCGGCACCGCTGTCGACCACCTTCCGGAAAAACTCAATGGCCACCTGCATGTACTCCTGGTAGTCGGAGCGGCGGGCGTAGATGGCGTTCCACTGCTCGGTCCCCTTTTGTTGCAGCGAGACACTGCCGTAGTCGAAGTCGGTCCGAAACAGCTGATAGCCCCCGGACGAAAGCGCCATCCGCCCAATCATGGCCTGCGCAAACGTGCGGGTAAACCGCTCGGCATTCATCCCCCCCTCGCCGATGTGGTACATCAGCGGTTCGACTTCTCTCAGTTTGGCTATTTCCGCATCGTAAATGTCGAAGCGGGAGTCCAGCCCCTTTTCGGCGGTCTGGTCGATGGTCCGGATCGGCACGTCGAAGTACGGCACGTCGCCCCAGTAGCGAATCAGGTAGAAGTACATGGTTGCCCGGAACGTGGCTGCCTCGCCGTAGAGCTGCGTCCAATCGCTCGGAGCGCCCTGCGCCAGCGCCGCCTGGTACGCTTCTTTGCCTTCGATGGCTTCCATCATCAGGTTCACCCGGTTGATGATCGTGTAGAACGCCGACCAGGCATCTACCCAAGTGCCCCAGTTGATGTTGAACTCAGTGGCAAAAAGCCCTTCGGGAATGTGACGATCCTGCGCCGAGTAGGTCTCCGGATGGGTTTCAGCATCGGAACCCGGAATCTGCGTGGCGTAAAACATGGGACCGTCGGCGCTGTGCCAGATGTCATAGCAACCGACCAGCACCTTGTAGGCCTCGGACGTGGACGAGAAAACGAACGATTCTTCTGCCACGGAGGGGTTCTGTACGTCCAGAAAATCTTCCTGACAGGACGTGATGGTCAGCATCAGGACCAAACACGTGTAGAGTATTTTTTTCATGAGTGGATGCAGGTGTTTGATTAAAACTGAAGGTTGAGACCGAGTGTATACGAACGAGGCCGCGGGTACGCGCCGTAGTCCAGTCCCGGCGTGGGATAGAAGTCACTCGCCGAGTTGTTCGTGCTCACTTCCGGGTCCAGGCCGCTGTACCCCGTAAGGGTAAGGGCGTTGAAGATGGAGCCGTAGATGCGGAACTTCGTGATCTTGACCTTCTCCAGAAAAGCCGCCGGCAGGCTGTAGCCCACGGTAAACGTGTTGAGCCGCAGGAACGACCCGTCCTCGATCCCAAACGTCGAGGTGATGGTGCTTTCGCTGTAGGGCAGGAACGTGCTGGCGTTTGCATTAAGGGCCGCGAGCGCCGCGGGATCGGTCACCGGAGCCATTTGCCCGGACTCGTTCACGTCGAAAATGCGGTAGTGCCCGGCCAGCTCGGCCAGTCGGTTGCGGTACAGCCCGTCTTCCTTGCTTCCCTGGTAGGCCTGGATGTGCGTGGCGTTGTAAATGTCGTTACCGTAGCTCCAGTTGAAATCCAGTGCAAAGTCGAAGTTTTTGTAGTTCCCGCCGACGTAGAACCCACCGGTGTGTTTGGGGTTCATGTTCCCGATGATGGTGATGTCGTTTTCGTCGACAACGCCGTCGGGCACGCCTTCCGGTCCGCTGATGTCCTTGAACTTCGGCACGCCGGGGTAGGCCGTCTGCCCGCCGGGCTTGTTGCTGAGGGTGCCGTAGATGTTGGTGATCACGCCCGGCGCGATGTCCACCACGCCTTCTTTGGTGGTGTAGATGCCGTCGGCATAGTTGAAGTCGTCGGTGGTGTACCAGCCGTCGTAAACCCAGCCGCGCACCAGCCCGACGGGTTGTCCCACTTCCAGAATGTAGTCGCCGGAGCGCGGGTAGGTGTTGATGCCCGCCCAGCCCGACGAGTAGAGGCCCGTTACGCCGTCGATCAGCTCTTCGATCTTACCGCGGTTCACGCTGACGTTCACCCCGGCCCGCAGGGAAAAGTTGCCCCGCCGCACGAGGTCGCCGTTGACACTGACTTCCACACCTCGGTTGCTGGTCGCGCCGATGTTGTCGAACGTATACTCAAACCCGCTCATCGGCGATACCGGGGTGACCAACAGCAGGTCGTTCACCGTGTTTTTGTAGACGTCGATGGTCCCGTACACGCGGTTGTTGAGGAGCGTATAGTCCAACCCGAGGTTGCGCGTCACGGTGGTTTCCCACTTCAGGTTGGGGTTGGCAATGGCCTCCGAGTTGGGCACGTACGAAACCTGCCGGTTTTCG is a window of Catalinimonas alkaloidigena DNA encoding:
- a CDS encoding HAEPLYID family protein; this translates as MNVKSVLMLTALLASSYTYAQTTNNQRDSLYIQEVEDSRSPDKVLHAEPLYIDLIRDLGARKGEKEWNIGLGLTDNLRFDSYEALIEYEWAPVDRLGLEVELPFTFYSPLNGTPQDSIPAHRLNSLKVAAQWSFLVDEPRATSMAIGYINAFELSDFRKFGAPLVRANRYNPFLIVAKRWGQNFHSLLYTGPLIEQHFQTRDVHVSYDINTSVHYMITGTRNFLGVEFNKTLDRGHFDMTLRPQMRLGVADHLLVGIVAGIPVNRSQERVSSFVRLIWEPGFRRHRATST
- a CDS encoding RagB/SusD family nutrient uptake outer membrane protein, translated to MKKILYTCLVLMLTITSCQEDFLDVQNPSVAEESFVFSSTSEAYKVLVGCYDIWHSADGPMFYATQIPGSDAETHPETYSAQDRHIPEGLFATEFNINWGTWVDAWSAFYTIINRVNLMMEAIEGKEAYQAALAQGAPSDWTQLYGEAATFRATMYFYLIRYWGDVPYFDVPIRTIDQTAEKGLDSRFDIYDAEIAKLREVEPLMYHIGEGGMNAERFTRTFAQAMIGRMALSSGGYQLFRTDFDYGSVSLQQKGTEQWNAIYARRSDYQEYMQVAIEFFRKVVDSGAARLITTDERGEGFNNPFQRHFQHLMDLEVSPESIYEVGVTRAISNSEFPYAFGRPSGGGGSNSYPNKSYGQSRIVASFYYGEFSPKDMRRDVTAAVTANSGNASEKLISFEPGSRERGGLANNKLDESRMENPYIARQRQSGVNWVQLRMADVILKLAYAYAMVGDDANAKMEFAKVRSRAFRDEDQAEMVTDYINSFSGEELADAIMQERKLELAGEGHLRWDMIITGKMPERIVEMRDEQEAMVQGLKTQGYYTFPETGVTISNYIWTKMVNMADYGLDYMLTTQAPADIDPSDPLYPVLYPGWRGNSDKWTSEGFIPSSGERNMAIQGLYRYIDPDGIEAAALEAAGYEKQPWGINIVNNEQHYTNDMFKGYPDAYYDQGVPPRYMAALSFITLSNSNGNITQGYGHAGTGE